The genomic window aacttctctttcccttaaccgcgtttaaaatattaaaatgttttttggtttctgtgattcttctttgatcgccccccctatcagtttttggaaaaaatatttaagtaatgtacagatttttttttgtcttatatgtatagatcaaagtcgtagtacctactttttaatattcccgccgccgcggccggcccgtaccgtgccgcaatactaatatcgtgatatctcctaaactatatgtctaaataacacactgtaaactgcaaaaataatctaaattaaatgctcgtgatgatgaacttacttattttgataaggatataatatgtattattggttatatcaccagttaaacatcacccaacgaattaaatgtttttttaatacagaaaagtagtttttgtgacttaaataaaaaagctggatatatgtcatcgcggacttttttgtagaactaataaagaccaatgtttttgctatacattgttcttacttgtatccaacggtgtaagcggcgcacgcacaaatgcaatcttcaattagattttttttctgacttcttggacataaatcgctataactcagctaatatagtttcaatgtatttcaattatatataaaaacctgtcggagaaaatactctttctattagtgaaaaccgcatcaaaatccgttgcgtagttttaaagttttatgcatacgaagggactacagacaaaatgggcgactttgttttatactatgtagtgatgattAACAGTCAAGTACTTTTTGGTGCAAAAAATTAAGGTTACATTTAGttttgatagaaaaaaatatttgcatagaAAAAAACTCATTCCGTCATTAATGTCACTATAATATTGTGTTTCAAGATTTAAGGGTTCTCTGTTTCTCATTCCAGCTATCTCTCGTCTCTCTCGCACTGATGGAGACGCTCATCGACCTGAACTGCGAGGACGTGATGTTGGAGCTGGTGTTCAAGCACTTGCTGAGCGGCCAGCACTTGATGAACTGCAGGCACAAGGTCACTGACCCCGAGCAGTACAGAGACGCGGCCGTCGCCTTCCTGCAACTAGCGCCTAAGTGCTGCCAACGACCTATGGAGAAGGtaggacattttatttttctcttttttcgACATCTCGCGCACTACGATTCGCTCTTGTGTCGctaggacttttacaaacataaacaacggacacaaagcacagacccgaaacaattatttgcggatcgcacaaataactgtaCCGTATGGGAATGGAACCcgtgacctcccgacgcaaaggtattggcgtggtgaagtaaaccactgcgccacggaaaaGAAATACACTACAACTGTGATTATCAATTCCAATTCTCGTAATTGAAATCGTTTAAAATATGATTCCGCTCTGGTGTTGATCTTGTTGCTATCAAATTCGGCTCGGCTCTATGGTGTtgaagtacatacataattgaGTTACCCatagtattttgttaattatttactgttaaaaGCTGGAACTAGCTAGTTTTGAGGGCTAGTTTCTTCATTGCTTAAGAAATGGGAATAGTATAggtggatttttttattttgttcacttTTGGTGATCTTGAAAATAGCGtagtgaaaaatataaaactttatacttATGTCTTATGTTTTTGTAGACGAAGCAATGGTGTGATGAGCTAGCGTTAAGCGGGAGAAGAGTGTTGGATTTCAACGTGAACCCTGAGAGGAGGTTGAACGGTACACACGACGAATTTGCGATGAGTAATCTAGTCCACGAAACTAAAACTAATTATGGGgtaagaattaatatttttctttgtttcattaAACTTAGAATTTAGTCCCTAAGGATTGCTGTTGCCAAGTATTTGCAGTATTTCCTTAGGTCCTTATAATAAAGGAAgaatttacaagtatttttatgcAGTTCTCTTCTTTCATCGAAGCTGTGTCAAATCCCgttataagttaaaaataaaacttcgaCATAGTCAtaacatctatttatttaactaatgctaaattaaaattcatgtGTATTGCAGAACCCCAACGAATCTTTATACAATAACTACCACGCGTACATTTGCGACTCACGATTCGAAATAGTATCGCGAGCGTTAGCCTGCTCCACCTGGACATCAAAATACGATGCCGTCACGCAAAAGCgagaaacaaacaacaacactAAAGAAACGAAAGAGATAGCAGATATAACGCATACGAAAGAGCAGGACAGCCTGATATCATGCACGAGCGGTTACGAGACTAAAACAAGTGACAGTTCGGAAAATCAGCCGCATAGTTTGACGTCACTGAACGAACAAGATGAAGCAAAGAATGAACAAACGAGTGAAGTTTTGAATGAAGGGAAGGAACATGATAGTCTGACGTCTTTAGGGGAGAGTAGTGGGTATGAGAGCTTTAGGTATAAGGAGGGGGAGGACAGTGAGGGATTTGCTGAGGAGGTGTTCAGGAAAAGCTTGGGGAAGAGGGAGGCGAGGGAGTTTGATGGAGAGCCTTTGGTGAGGAATTGGAGAGCGAGTGCTGAATCTATAATCGGTAAGTTTACAGTAAATTGCTCCTGTTATCAACATTTGTagtattttgaaaatcaaataaatcgTGAAACTAAATATCAATATTGTCAATTCTCAAATCCACGATCGTTGATATTGTTGCTTCATGCGTCGACAATTCGATAATAGCAAATTAATAAACTGCTTTTAACATTTCTATTATCAATCtgatacaatacatatttaaataaattgtccgGCCCTACGGACTATGGACCTTTATGAAATTTGTATATAGATagtgtaaatataaacataaataattaatttacgtatTAGATTTAGGCATAATGGGACAGATAATTTATTGTAGAACAAAAATTCCTTTTATATTTGTAGATTTAAAAAACTGACCATGAAAATCACTAAAAGATGTATCCGTAATGACTAGAacctaaacaattattttcctCCAGGCCCATTAGTAAGCAGTCTCCTGAAGAAAACCTCGTCTCTCCTAAGCTCGGAGGTGGTGGCGAACTGTCGCGTGACCAGCGTTATCTCCAAGCTAGCGTCGTTGCCCACGCCTCTCCTCACTTCGCTCCTGCtgtgtcccactgttgggctaCAGCCTAATGTGCCTTCTTTGTATCAAGTGAGTTGGTGTTTTATACtatttgactgtttttttttttgctctgaGAGGTAGAGTATAAGACTGCTGTCTACGAGGTTTGATacccaggtcggacaaagtgggTAACAAAACGCCGTTGTTTTTctaacacctctgcctataccttcgggtataacatgcgtgattttatgtttgtatgtatgtaatttactGTTTAGAAAAAAGTATGGTAGCTTAGTTACAATGATtcacaaatacaataataattattaatttacatttttctttaactgCATTGTATTATTGGATTCAAACATTAATAGAACAGACTTTAACCTTGCTTTTATTTGTTATCTAGCAAAATAACTATGAAGGAGTAAGTCATATCAAAAACTTGTATTGATTGGTAACAGAACCGTAATTTCGCCGTCTTTCTTCGAGTCTTCGGTAGTATAGTGGTCAGTATCCCCGCCTGTCACGCGGGAGaccggggttcgattccccgccgGAGAGAATCTTTTTGGAATTGCTTTTTGTTGCCTTTTATTCCTTTTAATTGAATTTCGAAAATAATCTGCATTTAAAAcccaaaaatatgtatgttaatttattattgtttttttttgcaacatGAAAGAATCAATCTTTCATGTTGAGACAATTTCGTCAAATTATGTTATATTCTTCTCaacaatttataatgaaatgcaTAAGATTGTGAATTTTTATCACATAAAGAAGAAAAACATTgaacatttacaaaataattatccGTATTTAGCCtggtaattttacttttattcatatgtatgtaaaataaaacttttactatTCTTTTTCTCAACAACTCTCTAAGATTACACGGGATCTTGTTATAACTTCATTAATTTTAgatatatttcatattaatgtttatgttcTATTTCAGATCTTAAGTAAGCTGAAAGAAGAGATTGACGAACTGACGGAGGGCATCGAGAACTCTGAGGAGCTGGTGGACAAGGCGCGAGTGTTTCTAATACAACGCGAGATGGCGCTGGTGAACACGCGGGGCCAGAACAATGATGAAAGTCAGTGTCATTTATGTACCGCTAAATAggatatatatatatcagcttagccttttttccaagctatgttggagtcggcttccagtttcaccggatgcagctgaataccagcgttttacatggagcgactgcctatctgacctccacaacccagttacctgggataacacggtacccttcggtaagactggttgtcagactttcaagcttctgactactgttaacgactgtcaaagatcttcgaaattgacagccgggacccacaatttaacgtgccttccgaaacacggaggaactcgatatgtataagatggtcacccatccacaaatcaacctcgccaagcgttgcttaacctcagagatcgatccgcgcggctgttgttaactaagccacaagcTCCTCCTAAATAGCTACCGCTAAATAGGATAtactttgaaatagttttttgtttttacattatCATGTTgcgacatttcaatattttggaattttaatttagtttggcTATATGCAACACACCAATGCTTACGCTGTGTGCTACTAGCACTTGTTCTTAAGATGACgtaaaacattgtgatgaaacatTGAAAGCCTGAGGAGtctttaaaacagttcaaaaaaaatatttcggggGAAACTCACCCAATCAGTACTTGGCCGGCGTgatggactcaaagcctaattCCTCCCTGCTGGGAGGAGGTACACGTCCAACAGTGgaacaattttgtattatagttataaattctgatttttatttgtttagctcAAGGCCGAGACGCATCACCGACGCGGCGCCCGGACGACTCCCCGTTCAAACGAGTTGAATCCAAGCGACGGAGCTTCTCTAGTTGGTCCGTGTTCGGAAGGAGGCTATCTTGtaagtattatctacatttaaGTTAATAACAGCCAAACCTTCCTTTAACGTGCGTTgatatattcttttttatttgttacagcTTCCTCGCCGTCCCAACAAAACGCACACAGTTTACAAAACACCGCCCATCCTAGTCCGCAAAAGCGACCGATTTTCACACAAGAGTCATATTGGAATCAATCCATTACCCTCCGTACAATACTAAACGCGATCATCCTTGACGAATGGCTCAAGGAACTAGCGGCCTTATGCGAAGAACACGCTCTAAGGCTCACAGCGATCAACTACGAAGATGACACCTACATGCATTCTGTGGCCTTATGACTGAGAGCCAATGCCGCTGAAGGCATGTACCCAAGAAATAGAAATTTCATCAACGCTAATTCGATGGAAACATtcatatgaatttataaaaccaATAGTGACGGCCATAAACTTTGTTGTTAGACATTTTAGTCGATTGTTATACCGATGTTTTGTTATCGATTGGACAAACTAGTAATCGACTATTTTCTAAGGCCTGTAGGAAATTGTGTAGTGATGCGTTATGAAACTTTGATATCGTTTGGAATTCGTTCACGTTGCGTGAGTTAGTATCTCACGTTTGATAGTCGCATGAAGTGTTTTTGAAACACGTGTTCACCACCGTGGGTGTCGAAAGTTGCCTTTTAGGTATAGTGAAAGTATacaatgtaatgtaattattgaaataagatTGACTTTGATGTTGTTGAAATTGGTGTTCGggttttaatgatttttgtgTATTTCACAGGCATTATATTGCGAAAAATTTTATCTTGAAAATTAATAAGTGGGTGTAAATTATGATATTGTCAATGGGTGTTTATTAGAAATGTATTAACTAATTGTGTAATGTTCTGCTCTTAATACCCAAAAATCGTTAAAATCCTATCACCTTTGACATGTTGACGAACAAAATTGTGAAAGAAAAATCGTTACTTTTTAGATTGTACCGCGTGTACACTTTTTTTAGTTGTTAAGCATCACATACTTAATTATAAGTACCTAACTTTACTAGCGTAATATTagttgcaatttatttttaaaaattttaactgGATTGCCATCAACGTAATTTTGAACTGTGATTTTGTAATGTTCAAAAATTggagaatatttattaatgcaaataattgtttgtctgtgtgtttgaataattgtttttactaactgtttttttgcgatttcaattttgtttatgGACGTTGTCTACTTAAAATACTagtacaatgtatttttttaagtaactaatGGATTACTAACTTGCTCATGTCCCAGTGATTTCTACGTGAATTTTGCCCAAAATACgtctgtaaaaaatatctgaTGTTTTTATTCTGAAAATGTTTAGGCGATTATTACTATACAAGGACATTAATTAACCTTTAATTTCACACTGACTAACAAtgtctataaataaagtatctgctttatatattttaatttggacATTACtctttttagattattttattaactttgactttgaataattatgttctattaattaattaaattatctttattttcaaATTCGTGTGTAATGTGTAGTTATTTTCGTGAAAcgattattttatgttttagtgtattttattttgtttatgagtTTTGCACTTGAAGCTAATTTCAagtataaatactaatattgaCGAAAATGTAGTTTTTGAAATGTTTCATTTTTGTAGAATTTTCGCTCAAAATTCAGAGGATAGTTGTACACTTGGCAGAATAATGTGATGTCTTTTTTCTAGAAGACTATATTTCGTGTTAGAACAAGTGTAGCACACCTCTAGCCtatttcttaagtaaataaaagcatGGATGTCGTCCGTTTCCGTCCCAAggatgcaaaatattttatttatatttatcaatgtATTCGATATCAAACATGTTGTTATTCGCGCAAAATTATACAACCATGtttaaatttgtatgtttacataaaagacatacttttttatataaacgtttTCTGTGATTGTATCGTAAGACTAAATACGAATAATTTCGAAAAACATCGAAACTGACTCGCGGCTGTTTTTTGTCGCTGCAACATCTTCTATTCGGATTCatatcttttacaataatatttgctgtgaaatatttttttgaattgtCAATTGtcatctattttaaaatacgtaacATCTTTCTAATAACTACCATGTTTCGAAGCCGAATTAAAtgtaaaagaatatattattacaatagtttTGAAACTTgccaatttattaaaatcatatccCTAACTTGCCAATGGAATACAGTTACAACTTCAAGCTTAGGACTTTACATGCACAATACAGAAATGTAATGTTACGTgagttttatatacttaaaaatgatgaattttaataaagaatgtGAATAATAGACGATATTGGTTTTCTTTCAACTAACCTACTTCGGCACTCAAAAATTGACAGGTTAAAGACTACAAGTAATGTGTTCCCCGGTTTCTTTAAAACGAGAGACATCGTctcttattttattgtttactcaAAGCatcacttaattttatattacgcacgtagttaaattataatttctaataacaaagaaatattgtttaatagaaCTTAAGCCCGCTGCACACGACGCTTGTTTTGCTGCTGGATTGCTTGCGGGGCCCTCTGCTGGCTACTCTGCTGGCAGCGCTGCGAGAAAGTGACGTCACTGCTGGCTCTGCAGCGTGGTTGCGTGCTGGCTGTCGATGATAGAACGTGTGCTATTTTTCGTGACGGCTTGCTTGCGTGTTCTCTTTTTTTCGTGCTctgttgttgaaaaaatatgtcgcaAAGGTGGTCTCCGGAGCAAATTAATGCTTTAATTGACGCATACAAAGAAGAACCGTGTTTGTATGCAACAAATACTCCGAATTACCACAACAAGCGTCTTCGAACTGAGGCTCTTGATAGAGTGAGGAACGCAGTTTTGGGGTTAAAGCCAACCGTGACGGCAAAAGAGTGCTCAACCAAGTTTCACAATTTgagaaatcaatttaatatcgAGAATTCCAAAATGAAAGCCTCTTTAAAGCCTAGCGACAAGCACCGTGTGAAGCCAACCTACCAAGGGAGCCATCAGCGCACCCAGCACCACAGCCAACTTCGAACCCAGCGGCAAATTCTAGCAAGCTATCTAGCAGCAAAACAAGCGTCGTGTGCGTTGGGCTTTAGACATGTTATATTCAATGTATTACAAGATACTCGATTA from Anticarsia gemmatalis isolate Benzon Research Colony breed Stoneville strain chromosome 21, ilAntGemm2 primary, whole genome shotgun sequence includes these protein-coding regions:
- the LOC142982062 gene encoding FHIP family protein GG24907-like isoform X1, with the translated sequence MSWLSSGLSFARQLSRSLDPRHDYEPQACYNSFCKHWQQAHDIILKSQPQHLRDDVLGVVNHLEQLATLLVLEARAREINTATSPAACLEYLLSENLLDKLYEWAICTGKFENAVRLEQLKLFGSLVSHYSTQVIAAEPFLRPLLKLLSGVRNALLPPDIESQLVTLLNQLSVALMQNMKFIDLFFLTMHTQEGSRAEFIIVRLLLLSVHREGSTGSAARDALLLCAKMSASCPQLADFMLSGNTCQILATGLSALYSQLPRTLDDKIYRLTPDDVNQVNKLTLFIDSLEFCNAVAQVADPSIKKHLLDLLYQGFLVPVMGPALLQTKGGELQSGASEQAAAMAYLELLLRCVTSRGLLRAVLHFLFVYEYDDVRVIDVLLGRLEGNSQLSLVSLALMETLIDLNCEDVMLELVFKHLLSGQHLMNCRHKVTDPEQYRDAAVAFLQLAPKCCQRPMEKTKQWCDELALSGRRVLDFNVNPERRLNGTHDEFAMSNLVHETKTNYGNPNESLYNNYHAYICDSRFEIVSRALACSTWTSKYDAVTQKRETNNNTKETKEIADITHTKEQDSLISCTSGYETKTSDSSENQPHSLTSLNEQDEAKNEQTSEVLNEGKEHDSLTSLGESSGYESFRYKEGEDSEGFAEEVFRKSLGKREAREFDGEPLVRNWRASAESIIGPLVSSLLKKTSSLLSSEVVANCRVTSVISKLASLPTPLLTSLLLCPTVGLQPNVPSLYQILSKLKEEIDELTEGIENSEELVDKARVFLIQREMALVNTRGQNNDETQGRDASPTRRPDDSPFKRVESKRRSFSSWSVFGRRLSSSSPSQQNAHSLQNTAHPSPQKRPIFTQESYWNQSITLRTILNAIILDEWLKELAALCEEHALRLTAINYEDDTYMHSVAL
- the LOC142982062 gene encoding FHIP family protein GJ17503-like isoform X2 encodes the protein MSWLSSGLSFARQLSRSLDPRHDYEPQACYNSFCKHWQQAHDIILKSQPQHLRDDVLGVVNHLEQLATLLVLEARAREINTATSPAACLEYLLSENLLDKLYEWAICTGKFENAVRLEQLKLFGSLVSHYSTQVIAAEPFLRPLLKLLSGVRNALLPPDIESQLVTLLNQLSVALMQNMKFIDLFFLTMHTQEGSRAEFIIVRLLLLSVHREGSTGSAARDALLLCAKMSASCPQLADFMLSGNTCQILATGLSALYSQLPRTLDDKIYRLTPDDVNQVNKLTLFIDSLEFCNAVAQVADPSIKKHLLDLLYQGFLVPVMGPALLQSGASEQAAAMAYLELLLRCVTSRGLLRAVLHFLFVYEYDDVRVIDVLLGRLEGNSQLSLVSLALMETLIDLNCEDVMLELVFKHLLSGQHLMNCRHKVTDPEQYRDAAVAFLQLAPKCCQRPMEKTKQWCDELALSGRRVLDFNVNPERRLNGTHDEFAMSNLVHETKTNYGNPNESLYNNYHAYICDSRFEIVSRALACSTWTSKYDAVTQKRETNNNTKETKEIADITHTKEQDSLISCTSGYETKTSDSSENQPHSLTSLNEQDEAKNEQTSEVLNEGKEHDSLTSLGESSGYESFRYKEGEDSEGFAEEVFRKSLGKREAREFDGEPLVRNWRASAESIIGPLVSSLLKKTSSLLSSEVVANCRVTSVISKLASLPTPLLTSLLLCPTVGLQPNVPSLYQILSKLKEEIDELTEGIENSEELVDKARVFLIQREMALVNTRGQNNDETQGRDASPTRRPDDSPFKRVESKRRSFSSWSVFGRRLSSSSPSQQNAHSLQNTAHPSPQKRPIFTQESYWNQSITLRTILNAIILDEWLKELAALCEEHALRLTAINYEDDTYMHSVAL